One Blastocatellia bacterium DNA window includes the following coding sequences:
- a CDS encoding nuclear transport factor 2 family protein, translating into MTLEQTAVEAVNAEFYKALESCNLAAMEKVWLHESWVRCVHPGSEILVGWPEIRRSWVSIFGNTHGMKVSLTNIFIKTIGDFAWVECTENIATFFEQGFTSGQAQTTNIYLKVKDKWLMVHHHASPLPMDVPDDWNDDILQ; encoded by the coding sequence ATGACTTTAGAACAAACCGCAGTAGAGGCGGTCAATGCAGAGTTTTATAAAGCATTGGAAAGCTGTAATCTTGCAGCAATGGAAAAAGTTTGGTTACATGAAAGTTGGGTTCGTTGCGTTCATCCAGGGTCAGAAATACTTGTAGGATGGCCGGAAATTCGCCGTAGTTGGGTATCTATATTTGGTAATACTCATGGGATGAAAGTTTCATTAACGAATATTTTTATTAAAACTATAGGTGATTTTGCTTGGGTAGAATGTACGGAAAACATTGCAACATTTTTTGAACAAGGTTTTACTTCTGGACAGGCGCAAACAACAAATATTTACTTAAAAGTAAAAGATAAATGGCTAATGGTGCATCATCATGCCTCTCCATTGCCGATGGATGTTCCAGATGATTGGAATGACGATATATTACAATAA
- a CDS encoding acyl-CoA dehydrogenase family protein — protein sequence MDELLSKENLKYREQTREIAERYVRPVAAELDRIAEYPWSVVRALQEAGLMGVWIPKEYGGHGAGVLNLCIVVEELSKACGGVGVTYAVNALGSFPLILGGTEEQKKKYLPDLASGRKLIAFGLSEKKSGSDAGSLQTRATKSGDDYLINGEKKWNTNGGAADIYSVFTTVNPERGGRGITAFIVEKGMEGFRIGKKEDLMGIRCVPVHELHFENCRVSPDRLLGGKEGHGSARAADLGAKNVSKFAAMAKVFATDTAMAVTTNCVQLFGGYGYCKDYPIEKYMRDAKITQIYEGTNQVQRVVISRALIKEAAGG from the coding sequence ATGGACGAATTATTATCAAAAGAAAATTTGAAGTATCGTGAGCAGACTAGGGAGATAGCAGAGCGTTATGTGCGTCCTGTCGCAGCAGAGTTAGATAGAATTGCAGAATATCCTTGGTCAGTGGTGAGAGCATTACAAGAAGCAGGTTTGATGGGTGTTTGGATTCCAAAAGAATATGGTGGACATGGTGCAGGTGTTCTTAATCTATGTATAGTTGTAGAAGAACTTTCTAAAGCTTGTGGTGGTGTAGGGGTGACTTATGCAGTTAATGCTTTAGGTTCTTTTCCATTAATTTTAGGTGGAACAGAAGAGCAAAAGAAAAAATACTTACCTGATTTAGCTTCTGGCCGTAAATTAATTGCTTTTGGTTTATCGGAAAAGAAATCTGGCTCAGATGCAGGTAGTTTGCAAACTCGTGCAACAAAGAGTGGAGATGACTACCTTATCAATGGTGAAAAAAAATGGAACACCAACGGAGGAGCAGCAGATATTTATAGCGTTTTTACTACGGTAAACCCTGAAAGAGGCGGGCGAGGAATTACAGCTTTTATTGTTGAAAAAGGCATGGAAGGCTTCCGAATAGGCAAAAAAGAAGATTTAATGGGCATTCGTTGTGTACCTGTTCATGAACTGCATTTTGAAAATTGCCGTGTTTCACCTGATAGATTGCTTGGTGGTAAAGAAGGTCATGGATCTGCGCGTGCTGCTGATTTGGGAGCAAAAAATGTTTCTAAATTTGCTGCTATGGCAAAAGTTTTTGCTACAGATACGGCAATGGCTGTGACAACAAATTGTGTACAACTTTTTGGCGGTTATGGTTATTGCAAAGATTATCCAATAGAAAAATATATGCGTGATGCTAAGATTACTCAAATTTATGAAGGTACAAATCAAGTTCAACGTGTTGTTATTAGCCGCGCATTAATTAAAGAAGCCGCAGGTGGCTAG